Genomic window (Rhododendron vialii isolate Sample 1 chromosome 4a, ASM3025357v1):
tggttgggttcggattggtccaCCAGTGCCGTCAGTAGCTTTCCTCCATCGAGTTTTGAAGTCCAATTCCTCGCTCTTTAGCCGGAGTGCACACTTCACCACTTCAACATAGGTGGCGAAGGCTTGAGCTACCACAGCCTTTCGAGCAGtcgtcagcccccactcgaacctTCTGGCTTTCTTGTCTTCGGTTGGTATGGAGGTTAGGGCGAAGCGGGACAGTTCTTcgaatttggccgcgtactgggtgaCGGTCAACGTTCCTTGCTTCAGGTTCAGGAATtcttgttccttggctaggcgaaggggtgtgGGAAAATACTTATCGAGAAACAGGGTTTTGAACTCGGCAAACGTCATGGTGGCAATGTCATGGGTcgcctccatcagatcccaccaatagcgggcttctcccttcaattGGTATGTAAccaaggccacacggtctccgtcCTGGGTGATTCCTAAGGTTCtaaggatcatcttgacctcatttAGCCATGTCTCGGCCACGAAGGGATTGGTGTCTCCGTGGAAGGTTGGGGGTCGGCGTTTACAGAACTTGTTCATTGCTTGAGTTCGGGTCATAGGTCCGtcatcgtggttttggttttgacgGTTAGTGTTCAAAGCAGCGATgaatgcttgcatgatttgggttaGGTTGGGGTTACCGTTTGAGAGTTCTCCATTTTCGTATCCTAAtccgctgcgtcggttcaccatctacgaggggAAATTGAAAGGGTGtgttttagtctacttaaaacaaattttctttttgcaaaaggtgtttctttcaaaagtcgaAAGTAGTTTATCGAatagtatgcaacagtactcttaATATAAGTAAATTTTTCATAGATTAGCAGAAAAATACCATCATACGCATAGAGTTCcactataatggcaagtagggacCTAAGATATGATtcttcctaatacaagttggaACGATCCTACATACTCCTACAACATGGTCCTACAGGTTGTCGGGCTTTACCCTACATTGCTGCTACTCAACCCTAGAGTAGGATAATTCCATAAACTCTCTCAACCACTTCATGTAGTTCAAGCTAACAGGTTGGCTAGGTGGTTTATCTATAAAGACAGAGTTTTATTAACACTAAGGAAGGCTTTCTAGGTTCCACAattgattcttgatttaagacatcatccaattgttcgggaattcccagctcggcggtactgccaattttcgcgccttgcttcaatccgaggattattttgacagaattccacccaatttgggacggtaaacttgaactcaattcacgtttgtgcaacggttaatctatctcatggttctacccatggccgaggttttgaacctaaagctttgataccaagttgtaacgccccgaattttgggtacgttaaagaaaatattttattataaaaacaaagtgagtctgcctcattattacatcataaaccttgcaaaagtacttttattcaaataagggagggaactagagTTCCTATTTACTGCTCCGCTTcctcctccatcctggctaattcttcggctccaaaggcttccaaggtgaaGAGCTCGCCCTGTTcgtctatgagatctgacacattatatcggcgtcgccacccatataatatgccagggtcaccaaaggtaacaccatgagctacaaaagctcagcagaacaatcccatacccgctaacccataacttacaaacaaaagtTTATATACAACAGAcaataacaatcacacatccacattcattactTTGCGTTGGTGTCATGAtcttctgagtttctcctacgcgactcgtcgtagaccgtgtcatcattttcatataccgttcaacatttccaaaatcatttttgaacacacccaacctcggttccgccgttccgggttcccgagtatcctcacaatggttccaccgcaccggattcccattggcacacaattgcattggctcctctccgcggataaccaagccacaattcaaaaccctcggttccgccgctccaggttcccgagtatctcacaatggttccgctgctccgggttcccatttgggttttcgaaaattcatccctcggttccgccgcttcgggttcccgagtatctccacaatgattccgccgctccgggttctcattgggtttttcacaaatctttcttttacacacgcacacacacaactcacattatgcaaccaaaactgGTCATattgtagtttcaaaatatttccttcctcggaatacattttctttcattgaccacaccctaggtgccatatttctactttctcgatttttgtgtctcattttcatacaaagactccgcggtaggacaaaagcaagcatgaatttaacaagatcatccaactccataatataccacaagtaacaatCCATTCACATATGCAACTcaaactccttgaaatatcaaaatacgaatacttcgattgcttcgttcgctccgatataagagaaaacgccccaagcgtagggcctaataggtcagttgaagcatgataatccagaaatccgggatcgtacccaagggaataattaatacggctttgctggatttgtagatacaagcaagggctttcggcttttagacagccaacttggttttacgtgcatagtggaaattaaaaggggctaaattgaaaagctaataaactaagataaaagacaggttaggtctagaaATTACTAACACTtacgactcaagttaaaattgcattttttacccaaatatgcaattcaggatacacaattaaggttcccgaatcggaaaatagaatggttcgatcaccaagttagctctagaattcattttgcaaatgcctcgtgcgtaagagctccaagtatcatgtgtggtaggtaggcgatgctcctacctacacatgatcaaggagattaacaccttagcaatttgacaaataaacccgaaccccacattaatgatcgaaaccaaaggtttaaactttatggtgaaaaacacaattatacttgagccatgaggtgctaatcaccccatgacctaaccttggagaaactactcacccatatctattgagataggagcaagtgaaaatctacttaacataatgatataacaagacttgaaataaactagagattaagatagatcgggagtaaaacaacaactttaattaaagcgacaatatcaaaaactaacaactaaaggcagaaattaaaatattcaaagctgaaaatgaagaacactcaagaacaatgcaaagagattcaaaatctattctagatctaaaagtTGTACTACTCAATCTATTCTCcttgtttgtacaaaaatgATGACATGCATTTTATACTCCGGGACTCCACGCGCAGAATATACTGTGAGATGCTCTGAAGATTCGCCCCTaaggccctcggcatcgatggcaatggGCTTAAGCTGCGTTGCTAAGGCggtcggcatcgatgtaagctcatacatcccatcgatgccgaggtagGTAAGGAACTGGGGTGCTAAGGTGCTCGACATCGATGTAAAGGAtttcatcccatcgatgccgaggctgtTACCTCCAGCGATTTGCCTTGCCTTACCAATTCAGCTCTGCCTTGGTCTTGCACTGGACATCGGGTCACTTCTGCCTTGGCCTTTGCCTTGCCTTGCCTTGCCTTGGCAATTCTAGCCGTCGGGTCATCCTTGCCTAGGCTTGTGACATGCCTTAGCCTTTCAAGCTCCTTATTTGGTGGCTTTCCTGCAAAACGAAACCAGCACACTCTACAGGAAAACatcgttaacaataactaattaacAATTAAATTGAACTAATACTagacactagcgcaccctacattacattctcgggtgcttatcatcgATCCAAATAGTAAAGTTTTAACTTTTCGAAAACCATTCTTTCTTAGTAATTCAAtacaacaacgttatacttgagtaagtaagtaaataggaagtaagtaaggatttccttaccgttcttctaggcggtagtaacggcttacggacagtaatcggcggtcggacggagtaacttactacggtatgccttcgggagcttcgaaagagaatggtttcttcttgactaacactactctactttatggatcgaagggtggtcgggtggcagtTTAGTAgtggctttggatgagtttcttgaaaaactcaagaacactcaagaacaaagtaagaacaaactagaacactaggattttctagagagagaagttgctaggtgaaggtgtgagttgaatgagaaacatgtggtgctatttatagccaaaatcttgggctctccctcccctctcatggctggccctctctctctctccaaatcctccatggatttgctccattaagttgtcaaatcacatcacatgtcatgccatgccttgtccaatcatatcttaggtgcaaggctatagaatcaagtaagatctttggctttttaggtgaatctaggtaattacaacctaggtctagcttgtagtcaaatcttaggctaacaaaggctaggattgtgtcataatggcccatcaataggttgtcattaggcaaataggcttagggctattaagtagCTTGGAGTGTACTACACACTAGCACACACCTcactttctctttcctctcccaatcggcctccctctctctctctcacggctctctctctctctctcatgctagtatacacacacacacgtatatatatatatatatatgtatatataaccaAGTACAACTACAATTAAGTACTATATGAATCTTTCTAGATTGCAAGTACAAGATTCCctcattaaaaaaatcaaataagcacatgttttttataaaatataatattaaaGTACAAAAGAATCTCAAGGTACAAGTTAAATCTTCTAGTctttaaagtacaagtcaattaaagaatgactaatggtattaaccaatgggtaataatttccctagcgggtaaagaccaaaggataaaagaagtacaagttcttttatacttaaaataagatttcttaaaagactacatgtcctatatgtagcaccagattgcaacggctactcgtacctcttcaccgaaaccctaattcgtTGCCTGAACCCTAATATGCAAAATAGACAaaaggtgagcgcacctttacctctcgtggcaaaggccctccgatgcctaagttagtatcacgtactagtaatcgaaccctaattatcagtagaaaaaaaatatgaatgccACGTAtatgcgtaccttttacctgtAGGTTTAACTCATATTTATGGATTCTTGGATACTTGTTGCCCAAGTAcccgtgttgccctaggtttcctacctcgtataggaaaccagaatatcttggattctcgttcccttatcagttcattaccttagtttatttaggactcttttccatatctggccgaacatcccactctcgttgggtatcctatctagatcctatattctcgggatctcatcttTTACGTGaaatgactactctggaatcttcctaagtactccctctgctcttactcttgattggagctctttccttgttcggctctctcctagccgaacagactgccttgGCCGGCTACTTCACGTATAACATTGGTCtttgtttaactatttggaccaatgtaacGGTATGTCACTATCCGCCGAACAATCAGTttagaccaatgacttctcatgccattagTCCATATCGCCGAccaccgctcatggtggttttaatcgtgtttaacccgtgatccctcgtatcacgtgcttggttattactttatctgttcgggaatacctccctacaattgctccccagctttgcttgtTGTCGCTGTTCGGGGGTTACAAGTA
Coding sequences:
- the LOC131323903 gene encoding uncharacterized protein LOC131323903; the protein is MVNRRSGLGYENGELSNGNPNLTQIMQAFIAALNTNRQNQNHDDGPMTRTQAMNKFCKRRPPTFHGDTNPFVAETWLNEVKMILRTLGITQDGDRVALVTYQLKGEARYWWDLMEATHDIATMTFAEFKTLFLDKYFPTPLRLAKEQEFLNLKQGTLTVTQYAAKFEELSRFALTSIPTEDKKARRFEWGLTTARKAVVAQAFATYVEVVKCALRLKSEELDFKTRWRKATDGTGGPIRTQPPNDNRGPYPTKSSNPSLSTQPWRTAIPESGKPKRGGRDIATVHCFNCQAMGHYKCDCPQLQRGRNGSFGNQKAQQPGQAGFVKQNPESPSQQQNGQNKGRQPMGTQQSAGGRIFTL